A window of Rhizobium sp. CC-YZS058 genomic DNA:
TCAGATTTTCCGCAACGCAATGCAGCAGGAAATCGCTGTCGCCATTGACCAGCCAGGCCTGGCGCACCAGCGGCCAGGAAGAGGTGGCCGCGGAAAAGGCCTTGAGGTTGGCCTCCGACTGGTGCTTGAGCCCCACCATGCAGAAGGCGACGAGATCGAGGCCCAGCATCGGGCCGTTCAGCACCGTGCGATAGCCTTCGATGATGCCGGATTCCTCGAGCCGTCGCACGCGGCGCAGGCAGGGCGGTGCCGAAATGCCGACGCGGGCAGCCAGCTCCACATTGGTGATCCGCCCATCCGCCTGCAGCTCGCGGAGGATCTTGATGTCGATCTGGTCGAGATCGGCGCGTAGCACGGAGGGTGCGCCCCTTGTTCGTTTCGGACGGGTTCGCTTCTGCCTCAAGGCCCTCCAGCGCGCAACAAAATTCCGCGTGCGCGACAGATTACGAAAGATCCTGAGGCCGGGGCGGGCTCTTGATCAGCGCATCGTCGAAGGGCAAGCCGCATTTCGCAAGCGCCGAGACGGGCGAGTGGTTGACGAGCGCGACCCCCCGTTCGTCCGCCAGCAGCCTGGCGAGGCGGATATGGTCGAGAATGCGCGCCTCGGCACCGGCGATGCCCGAAAAGGCGCTGTTGCCGCCGCGCTCGTAGAAGCGCGGTTCACCGGCATTGCTGATATCGATGCCGATGAAGCCGATCTGCCGGGGACGGCAGGCCAGCGCAAATTGCAGAGCGGAAATAGCAACGCTGCCGGCCTGGACAACGCCCTTCACCGGATCGCGCGACAAGGCTGCGGTTCGTGCCTGATTGACGAGGACGTCGGATCGATCGGCGAGCGCGTCGATCCGAATGCGGCCTGCACCATAGGGCTTCAGGAGATTGTCGATGAGGAGCACCGGCCGGTTGATGAGCCAGCCGCGGTCCTGTTCGAGGAGCGCGCGGAGGACCGAAACGGAAAGAAGGCAGGGCAGGTTCGGATCGAGCGTTTTGAGAAACTGATCGAAATGTCGATAGACGAAGCGGTCGTCCTCGATGGCGACGGCGAGCGGTGCGGCGATCCGGTCCGGCATCAGGGCAAGGGCGCCGTTGAGAAGCAGCGCGCTGTGCGGTGGAAGAGCACTGAAATCCGCCTGCCCGGCGGACGGGCCCGAACCGACGAGCGTGATGACACGACCGGACCGGCTGGCGAGCGCATCGCTTGGCAGAAGGTGTCCGGCCGGTTTGCCACGATAGAGGATCTCACCGCTGCCAT
This region includes:
- a CDS encoding glycosyl transferase; this encodes MGSDRPLRRKAIKLAATLLLGSRRAHAYDRFPGLTLRRAVDGSGEILYRGKPAGHLLPSDALASRSGRVITLVGSGPSAGQADFSALPPHSALLLNGALALMPDRIAAPLAVAIEDDRFVYRHFDQFLKTLDPNLPCLLSVSVLRALLEQDRGWLINRPVLLIDNLLKPYGAGRIRIDALADRSDVLVNQARTAALSRDPVKGVVQAGSVAISALQFALACRPRQIGFIGIDISNAGEPRFYERGGNSAFSGIAGAEARILDHIRLARLLADERGVALVNHSPVSALAKCGLPFDDALIKSPPRPQDLS
- a CDS encoding Lrp/AsnC family transcriptional regulator, coding for MLRADLDQIDIKILRELQADGRITNVELAARVGISAPPCLRRVRRLEESGIIEGYRTVLNGPMLGLDLVAFCMVGLKHQSEANLKAFSAATSSWPLVRQAWLVNGDSDFLLHCVAENLTSFQDFVIEVLTANEHVDTVRTMLTIRQVKKVGLIEI